In Oxalobacteraceae bacterium OTU3CINTB1, the sequence GTCCAGCGCAGCGACCGCGCCGAGCGGCACCTGACCCAGCTCAACGCGCGCTTGCAGGAGATGGCCAGCCAGCTGGAATACCGCGCCAGCCACGATCCGCTGACCGGCGCGCTCAATCGCGGCGCCGTGATCGAACAGGCGCGCCGCTGCCTGGCGCAAGAGGACATGGTCCTGATCGTGCTCGACATTGATTTTTTCAAGCAGGTCAACGACACCTACGGCCATCCGGCCGGCGACACGGTGATTCAAACGGTGGTGCGTTGCCTAAAGACGCTGGCCGGCAGCCAAGCGGTCATCGGCCGCGTCGGCGGCGAGGAGTTCTCGGTCGTGTGGCCGGGGCTGACGCCGGTGCAGGGCCTGGCGCTGGGCGAACGGTTGCGCCAGGCCATCGAGGCGACCGCCTGGCCGGCGCCCATCGAGGTGGCCGTGACGGCCAGCGTCGGCGTCAGCTGGAACGCGCGCGGCAGCACGTTCGAGCAGGCCTACAGCCGCGCCGACCAGGCACTGTACCGCGCCAAGCGCCAGGGCCGCAACTGCGTGCGCATGGCCGACTGAAGGGGCGCGCTCTAGCGGCGCCATTGATTACTGCGTTTGTGGAAGCGGAATTCCTCTACCGCGTCATCTTCATTCGGTCAATGGCGTGCAATGACCGTCCTAAATGCCGGCTTTCCTTTTCCGCCGCCGCCGTCACGTAGCCCCGCGCGTACTGCACGTATGGCGCCGCGTCGGCCGCGTCGATCTGCGCCAGCAGCTCCTGCGCGACCGCAAGGTCGTTCAAGTGGCCGAGTTTCCCCTGCAAATCTTCCAGCGTGCGGAGATAAGACTTGATCTGTTTTGGCGGCAAAAGATCGCGGAAAAACTCGGCGGCGTAGCGCGTTTTCTTGGCGGCGATGCGGATGCGGTGACGCGACGGCGCATCGTTCTGGTCCAGCGTGTCGATGCGCTTGTGCAGGCGGCGCTGCGCCTTGCGCAACAGGGGCGCCATGGCCTCGTGCGCGGGACGCGCCAGCGACGAACCTTTCGGCAGCTTTCCTTCGGCACGCCATAGCCGCGCATGGAACCATCCGTTCAGCTGGAGGATCAGTTCTGTATAGCGTGGCTCGTGGAGCTTGTCCAGCATGTCGCGGTGTAATTGCTGCGAGCGCTGGTGCGCGATCTCTCGCAAGCCCGACACATCCGCCCCCTGTATGCCCGCCAGGGTCGATCCCGCCAGCACGTCCCAGTCGCGGGTGGCGCCCAGTTCCCCCGCCAGCCATTCCAGGCTGTCGCGTGTTTGCGCCGGCAACGGCGCCATCTCCTCGAACATATCCAGCAGGGCGCGCAGACGCCGCAAGCCCACGCGCATCTGGTGCAGGCTTTCCACGCTTTTCTTCAGCACGCCGGGGACGTTTGCCTCCATCTGCGCCAGACAGTTCAGGCCCATGCTTTGCAGCGCATCCTCCAGCGACATCTTCTTCGTCAGCCTCACCGCCGTGGCCTTGACCGGCTTGATCGGCTCGCTGTGGAGCAGCGCATAGCCACGGGCCGCCTTGCTGTCGTTGGCGATCTCGAAGGGGATGTCGGCGTGCAGCGCCAGCGCCAGCTCGAACAGGCTGGCGGGATTGCCCCGTTTGAGTTCAAATTCAAGTTCGCCGATCGCCGCGTTGCGGCTGCCGACATGCAGGTCGCCCGCGTCCAGCGCGCACTCGACCTTGCGCCCGTCCGGCAGCACGATGCGCCAGCTGGTGCGGCGGGTGGTGTTGTTGAATATCGGCGCGAGGTGCTTGCCGATCTCCGGCGAGCGCAGCAGCTCGGCGATGCGGCTCCGCTTGATCTGTTTGGCCAGTGTGGCCGGTTCCGGCGCCGGTCCGTCAAGAACGGATTCCCATTCGCCACGCTGGTGCAAGCCGTTTGAACTCTGCGCGGCCGTCTTGACGGTCTGCGTCCAGCCACCTGCTTCGGCGCGCACGCGCAACGTCAATCCGTTTTGCCACAAATCCAAATTCGGGGTGTCGTAGTAAACATCGTGCAATTCGTGTTCCACCGGCGCCGTCGCAGGCGAGCCGGTCAGCAAATGATGTTCACGCAGCCGTGCCAGATCGGGCTGGGCGACCTTCAGTTTGAGTTCGGTTTCCATTCGCATTTCCTTGCTAGTTTCCTGAGGCTTAATTAGAACCTTTTTGCAACCCGACGGGAGTAGGACTAAGAGCAACTTCAGTGTAGGGTTCGACCGCATGGCTGAGCATCGTAACGGCCTGTCGGCGGCCACGCTGTCATTCCTGGGTAATTTTCCGTAGATAAACTTTGCCTGGTGTGACAAACCTGGAAAGTAGACGCAATGGCGGTGTGGCAGAGTGATTTGTATCTGATATCGGGGGTGGAACACCTGCCCGATATCACCCTGGATGGGTGGTTGCCACCGGTCCTGGACCAGAACCGGGTACTGCGGGCGCAGCAGATCGTGTCCGGCTACCTTGGGCCATCGTGGTCGGTCGCCAATGACTGGTTTGTTTTCGGGCCGGAAAACGGCAATCGCATTGACGTCATCTTCTCGAACGGGTCTACGGCGTCCATCGTGGCGCGCTTCGACAGAAGAAACGATAGCGTTCAGTTTCACGGACTGGTCTGCCGCTTGGCCGCCGAACTGGTCTGCCTGTTGTTTTCGCCGGACCTCAACGCCATCATCGAGCCCGATTACAAGGTGCTGCGCATGGCGTTGGCCGACATCCAGACGGACGTGACGCTGTAGAAGCCCCTGACCTTGCGAGACCGCGACCGGCGATAGGCGATGCCGGCCGGTCAAATATCCTACAATCGCGTCTTGATCCTTTTTACACGAGTCGCGATTGAACCAACGTGCCGAACCTGGTAGACCGAACAAGGCGCCGCAGCACGACGTACTGCTGGCCGCCGCTTGCCAAATCGTCGGCGACGGCGGGCTGGCCGCCCTGACGCTGCGCAGCCTGGCGGGGGAGCTGGACGTGTCGGTCACAGTGTTGACCCATCATTACGGTGCGCGCGCCGGCGTCATCGCCGCCATTTGTCAGGCCGCCGCGCAACACGATGCGCGCATGCTCGACGGCTGGCGCGCCATGCTGGACCAGGAGCCGCCCGTGCCGATGCCGATGGGGCTTGCCGCGGACTTGGCCGAAGCGATCCTTGAGGAGCAGGCGAGCGGTCAACGCGGACTGACGGTGCTTTTTCTTGAAATGCTGCACGCCTGCACCTGGGACGCATCGCTGCGGCCGGCAATGGTCGACTGGATCGGCGTGCGGCGCGACTTCTGGCACGCCTTCGCCAAGCAGGCGCAAGTGGCGCCGGCGTTGATCGCCTGCGGCTGGTGGCATGGTTATGTGATCGCCGAACATGCCTATGGCGTGGTGCTCGACGGCATGGGGCCGTATCGCATGCTGCGCCGTTTGTGCTTGCAGCGCTTGCTCGGCGGTGGCGTCGCGCCAACCCCGGACGCGGCGGATGCCCGGCTGTTCGCGGCGGTGGCGCAACGGATGGCATTGCCGTCCGTGGGGCAGCCGGCAGGTGCGAGCTCGGCGCGCGTGCCGGCGTGGTCCGTTGCGGCGGCGCGGGTGTGCGGCATCCGGCTGGCGGCGCAGGGCGTCGGCGGCCTGACCCATCGCGCCATCGCGGCCGAAGTCGGTATCCCGTCCAGCACGCTGAGTTACCGTTATCCCGCCCAGCGCGATCTGGTGCTGGCCGGGCTGGAGTCGATCGTCGCCCATATCTCGGCCGCCGTCGATGCGGACGACCTCGACAAGTTACAGCGCTTGCGTACCGACGGCGACGGCGAAAAACTCGACCTGGCGCGCGCCAGCCTGGCCGTCGCCATCGCCGCCACGCGCATGCCGGAGCTGGCCGGATGCGTCGCCGACATGCGCGCGCGCCGGGGCGCCAACCTGGTCAAGGTGTTCGGCAAATACCTGCCGCAGGCGCGCGGCATCGACGCGCTGGCGGCCCAGGTGGTGTCCATGGGACTGACCGGGCTGACCATCACCGAACCGCCCGGTGAGGCCTCCGACAAGTCGGTCGCCACGGCGTTTGCGGCGGCGGGCCGATGGCTTGCCACTTACTCCGGGTAGGCCCACAGATCGACCGGCCCGCCGGCGCCCGAGGTGATCAGGCGGAACGCGGCCGGCGCATAGTCGTCGTCGGCGACCAGCAACCCCTCCGATTGCGCGGCAAGGTCGCCGCAGCCGCTGGCGGCCAACGACAGCTTGAGCGCGTTCGGCAAGCTCGATGTCGCCAGCTTGCCCGACAGTTTGCAAGGGCTGGCGCCGGCCGTGATCTCGCCGCCGGCGCCGATCGAAAAGAGCGCGGCGCTGCCGTTGTCCAGCCGCGCGGCGTAACTGCCGGCCAGTGGCGCGGTGGCGAGCGCCTTGGTGGGAATGGCGCTGCTGTGGAGCAGGTCGAGCGCGGTGTCCGCCTTGGCTTCCGGCGAGCGCAGCCAGGCGCCATTGGCGTCCCGGCGGTAGGTGGCGCTGGCCCGCTGGGCGCTGTTGTTGAGCACAAGCAG encodes:
- a CDS encoding GGDEF domain-containing protein, with product MISAPTAAAEAAPDLFGAEQRALDAARRACHSPGGHLLALGELAAHYERLLRESRRLVQRSDRAERHLTQLNARLQEMASQLEYRASHDPLTGALNRGAVIEQARRCLAQEDMVLIVLDIDFFKQVNDTYGHPAGDTVIQTVVRCLKTLAGSQAVIGRVGGEEFSVVWPGLTPVQGLALGERLRQAIEATAWPAPIEVAVTASVGVSWNARGSTFEQAYSRADQALYRAKRQGRNCVRMAD
- a CDS encoding CHAD domain-containing protein — its product is METELKLKVAQPDLARLREHHLLTGSPATAPVEHELHDVYYDTPNLDLWQNGLTLRVRAEAGGWTQTVKTAAQSSNGLHQRGEWESVLDGPAPEPATLAKQIKRSRIAELLRSPEIGKHLAPIFNNTTRRTSWRIVLPDGRKVECALDAGDLHVGSRNAAIGELEFELKRGNPASLFELALALHADIPFEIANDSKAARGYALLHSEPIKPVKATAVRLTKKMSLEDALQSMGLNCLAQMEANVPGVLKKSVESLHQMRVGLRRLRALLDMFEEMAPLPAQTRDSLEWLAGELGATRDWDVLAGSTLAGIQGADVSGLREIAHQRSQQLHRDMLDKLHEPRYTELILQLNGWFHARLWRAEGKLPKGSSLARPAHEAMAPLLRKAQRRLHKRIDTLDQNDAPSRHRIRIAAKKTRYAAEFFRDLLPPKQIKSYLRTLEDLQGKLGHLNDLAVAQELLAQIDAADAAPYVQYARGYVTAAAEKESRHLGRSLHAIDRMKMTR